A window of Magallana gigas chromosome 8, xbMagGiga1.1, whole genome shotgun sequence genomic DNA:
cactactatTTATTACATGCTTCTGGGGGAttcattttccttatatgatcaacaatttttttatacgtaaatttgattttttttaaacgggggagggggggggggctctgtgataagtcaatttttatatgtaagtttaagataaatgtctgctgcaagaaaagaggaaataaactgcaatgtacattatgtttaaatctttattattcaacaaaattttatctgagataaattctatactggcgtgcgaccagtatataattaaataaaaacatcttatgaattatgaataataaaaatttactggaaaaaataggtatgtttattttattttgcattcagattcatttactttacgtcactacttttatttttatcataattttttaatattttgatttatcataattcatttttgatcacctgctgcgctcgccccaacggtcgcaccgttatacatattataagaatatttttcaaaataattacaaaaatacgAGCAGAAATGATTTTGAAGTTAATTATACATAAGGAACAATTTCTAAAGTTATCGTCATTGTTAAcgcttttgttaaaaaagccTATAAGCATTTCGACgaagtaaatgaaaattattcagAATAAATTAAACGTATTTTTGTAGAAGATGTGTATTATGTGCAGaatatttaactttttacaatCTATTATGTTAAAGTTTACATTCCTTTCAATTCTAAATACAGACGAAAGTGTCTTTGaccaatataaatattaattgtatTTCTTGTTTTGATTGATCTTTAAAGTTAGTACCAACACAAATTCTCTGTAGcctttttttaactaaaaaatgttgaaagtGCGCATAATTTTAATATTGAGTGGTGCTttacatattttactttaagCATGTTTAGAAATTgatcatttttatattatttttcaggACGGTTCATACAATGTACCAATTAAAGGTGAAAATTACATGTCTTCAGGGTATAGCATATCGTCCAAATACAGAAAACAAACCAAATACAAGAAAATTGTTCTTACTGTGCTCTTCTTCAGCTGTTTAATAACTTTAGCAGTAGCGGGAGCTGTCATTTTTGGCAATTCAACACACAGCAGGCAACGTAAGTGTAAGAAAATAAATGCCccaattttgaattgtttgcaattttagaattaaaaatatgcattatttttaagTTGCCTTTAATATGATGCAGGTTTAAACGACGACCGATGTTGACAATGTCAAGCTTCCAAATCCTTCAATTTTCATGTGAAATACAATTAATAAGATAGTTTAAAAGAAATTCacaatgattttataattttacttgtatatattttcttttatatttttcagacttcaatgaaaattttccaGACAATGAAATCACATCTGGGAAGAACTTTTCTTCAATGGAAATACCTACGCCAACAACAGACTCCTCAATCAAATATACGACCGAAAATATAGATATAACAGTTACGTCAAGAAAATCAAAAACTTCTGAGAGAATATCTTCTTCGATGCCAGTTCTTTTCACAACACTGAGTAAATTAATACCAGGTTCTTCAATCACACAAGAGACGTCACTTCCGAACTTTTCTCCTTCTGTGTGGACAAATGCGAACACATCAACAAATGACAGAAATCCTTCCTCTGATATATCAATGACTACCAGTAAATCCGAATCTTCTTCCAAGCGCATTTCTACTGATGGATCTGTACTGCCTACCACACCTTCAATAAGTCGATCATCAGTAACTACCAGTAAATCCGATTCAACTTCCAGTcgaatacatgtacctattgaTGGATCTTTGCCAATGCCCACATCGTCAATAATTCAACCATCTGTGACTACCAGTATATCCGAATCAATTTCCAAACGAATACTTAATGGATCTGTAACAATAGCCACATCGTCAATAACTCAACCACCAGTGACTACTAGTAAATCTGAATCTCCTTCCAAAAGAATATCTTCTACATTATCAGTCCCATCACCTACATCATCAATAACTCAATCATCAGGGACTACCAGTAAATCCGAATCTCCTTCAAAAAGAATGCATACTTCATCAGTCTCATCACCTACATTAACAATTACCCACACGTTATTGACTAAAAGTCAATTTAACAATTCTTCTGAAAGAATATCCACAACTTCATCTCCTACATTGTCAAGCATCACAGAACAAAAACAGCTTACaacaaataatacatttattggAAAGGAAACAACAGTACCATTTTATACACATTTTGTAGCAACGACCTCTTCAACAAAAACATCAAGTGCGATCTCAACTACAAAAGAAGAATTGCCCAATTCTTCTAGAAAAACAATTTACCCTATCACGCAATCGCGATCTATTCCGACTGCAACAACATCTATGAGTAAAATTCATTCCTCTGCACCAACAACAATCAAAATACCTTTGCCTGATCCGCAAAAAATACCGCAATTGGCAACTACAAAAACATCTTCACAAGTACCAACTACTGTAACAACATTCGTAAAACCCTTAACAAAAGAACAGAAGACTCCTTCATTATCATTTACACATGAATCAACAACTATGACAAAAAAATCTGTGTAAAACCTCTTACAAACG
This region includes:
- the LOC105325755 gene encoding uncharacterized protein, which produces MDFYSLDNDWKGKGKKYNNVSDTSLREFSDLNKRHELKETQESNKEWIDTVSSEDVKPEFIECQTKDGSYNVPIKGENYMSSGYSISSKYRKQTKYKKIVLTVLFFSCLITLAVAGAVIFGNSTHSRQHFNENFPDNEITSGKNFSSMEIPTPTTDSSIKYTTENIDITVTSRKSKTSERISSSMPVLFTTLSKLIPGSSITQETSLPNFSPSVWTNANTSTNDRNPSSDISMTTSKSESSSKRISTDGSVLPTTPSISRSSVTTSKSDSTSSRIHVPIDGSLPMPTSSIIQPSVTTSISESISKRILNGSVTIATSSITQPPVTTSKSESPSKRISSTLSVPSPTSSITQSSGTTSKSESPSKRMHTSSVSSPTLTITHTLLTKSQFNNSSERISTTSSPTLSSITEQKQLTTNNTFIGKETTVPFYTHFVATTSSTKTSSAISTTKEELPNSSRKTIYPITQSRSIPTATTSMSKIHSSAPTTIKIPLPDPQKIPQLATTKTSSQVPTTVTTFVKPLTKEQKTPSLSFTHESTTMTKKSV